A window of the Odocoileus virginianus isolate 20LAN1187 ecotype Illinois chromosome 20, Ovbor_1.2, whole genome shotgun sequence genome harbors these coding sequences:
- the FAM187B gene encoding protein FAM187B isoform X3 — METRSGSGKGRSRHPSQSWWAPRPLPSRYQGGDARARRAQAAAMASLARKFSGGLESCPRALSWGAVVCVWLFLSTLCTGPTSAIQVTVSDPYHVVSLFQPVTLPCTYQSTATTAVPIVIWKYKSFCRDRIPDAVSPASVDNQLNAQLAAGNPGYNPYVECQDSARTVRVVAIKQGNAVTLGDYYQGRRITITGNADLTFDQTAWGDSGVYYCSVVSAQDLQGNNEAYAELIVLGPYSGKRTTSP, encoded by the exons ATGGAGACAAGGAGCGGAAGCGGGAAGGGGAGGAGCAGGCACCCCTCCCAGTCTTGGTGGGCGCCGCGCCCCCTACCCTCCCGGTACCAGGGTGGAGACGCGCGGGCGCGACGCGCCCAGGCGGCAGCGATGGCTTCTTTGGCCCGCAAGTTCTCGGGGGGACTGGAGTCCTGCCCGCGTGCCCTGAGCTGGGGCGCGGTCGTCTGCGTGTGGCTTTTTCTGAGCACCTTGTGCACAG GCCCCACCAGCGCCATCCAGGTGACTGTGTCAGACCCCTACCACGTGGTGAGCCTGTTCCAACCCGTGACCCTGCCCTGCACTTACCAGTCGACCGCGACCACCGCAGTGCCCATCGTGATCTGGAAGTACAAGTCTTTCTGCCGGGACCGCATCCCTGATGCCGTCTCTCCTGCCAGTGTTGATAACCAGCTCAACGCCCAGCTGGCAGCTGGTAACCCAGGCTACAACCCCTACGTGGAGTGCCAGGACAGCGCACGCACCGTCAGGGTTGTGGCCATCAAGCAGGGCAATGCCGTGACCCTGGGAGACTACTATCAGGGCCGAAGGATCACCATCACAGGAA ATGCTGACCTGACCTTCGACCAGACGGCCTGGGGGGACAGTGGCGTGTACTACTGCTCCGTGGTCTCGGCCCAGGACCTCCAGGGGAACAACGAGGCCTATGCAGAGCTCATCGTCCTGG GCCCGTATTCTGGGAAGCGAACAACCTCTCCCTAA
- the FAM187B gene encoding protein FAM187B isoform X2, whose product MLTALWLFSLFLPVLCAQLLVTCAYKSLCQQALLSGNDVVLQCDHLKASWYFSSFQGEDPFLVSSLPNIKKLPGGSLQLNKPQPSQSGLYRCEDNNTALVVEYEIDFQDVTTLHITHKGLGQNPLQNQSLSLGRQEIIFTHWEPWQDCNRCGVPGERKRLGYCYIQESLESPMPCWLYLGDVRLWSSRLQPEMQVEACLVPCNQSKEIIQPFFTFDISKLGQSTNNMELTCPLASIYRPVFWEANNLSLTWKDQLSGKSISTIMDTSNGGSWLQVFQPATYRCFVQQELTAQFNSQNNVDPLKFLSPGKSEEQPEAKEARREKANSVLKGLRVMMLVGTVLTLLGCLLKQFRFSRSWKRNKMLLVK is encoded by the exons ATGCTGACAGCCTTGTGGCTATTTAGCCTTTTTCTCCCTGTTCTGTGTGCCCAGCTATTAGTCACCTGTGCCTATAAGAGTCTCTGCCAGCAGGCCCTGCTCTCGGGCAATGATGTTGTCCTGCAGTGTGACCATCTCAAGGCATCCTGgtacttctcttcctttcagggGGAAGATCCCTTTTTGGTCTCCTCACTGCCTAACATAAAGAAACTGCCTGGGGGCAGCCTCCAACTGAACAAACCTCAGCCCTCCCAGTCAGGCCTCTATCGCTGTGAGGACAATAACACAGCCCTTGTGGTAGAATATGAGATAGATTTCCAAGATGTCACCACGCTACATATTACCCACAAAGGACTAGGCCAAAACCCTCTGCAGAATCAGAGCCTGAGTCTGGGTAGACAGGAGATCATCTTCACCCACTGGGAGCCCTGGCAGGACTGTAACCGCTGTGGGGTGCCAGGTGAACGCAAACGCCTGGGGTACTGCTACATCCAAGAGTCCCTGGAAAGCCCAATGCCCTGCTGGCTCTATCTGGGAGATGTGAGGCTGTGGTCCAGCCGCTTGCAGCCTGAGATGCAGGTGGAAGCCTGCCTTGTACCCTGCAACCAGAGCAAGGAGATCATCCAGCCGTTCTTCACCTTTGACATTTCCAAGTTGGGCCAGTCAACCAACAACATGGAGCTCACCTGCCCCTTGGCGTCCATCTACAG GCCCGTATTCTGGGAAGCGAACAACCTCTCCCTAACCTGGAAGGACCAGCTCTCCGGCAAGAGCATCAGCACCATCATGGACACCTCCAACGGTGGCAGCTGGCTGCAGGTCTTCCAGCCGGCCACTTACAGGTGCTTCGTGCAGCAGGAGCTCACGGCTCAATTCAACTCCCAGAACAATGTGGATCCACTGAAGTTTCTAAGCCCAGGAAAGTCTGAAGAACAACCAGAGGCAAAGGAGGCCCGGAGAGAAAAAGCCAACTCTGTCCTTAAGGGGCTGAGAGTGATGATGCTCGTGGGCACGGTCTTGACTCTGCTGGGGTGTCTGCTCAAACAGTTCCGCTTTTCCCGGAGCTGGAAGAGAAATAAGATGTTGTTGGTGAAATAA
- the FAM187B gene encoding protein FAM187B isoform X1: protein MLTTLWLLLCFALPVQESSFSISCPNRKHCQLALLSNNDIILQCNAPGAQWQFFLPLKTTGVSNSTTNLNMEIMPNGSLFITNPLPYHTGFYHCSDKDGKKVVQYEIDFQDVGSLHITHKDLDQKPLQNESLSLGSKQLIFTHWEPWQDCNRCGVPGERKRLGYCYIQESPENPMPCWLYLGDVKLWSSRLRPEMQVETCHIPCTFIDMKYIIFDNFQLRNKMGSAWLTCPLGSIYRPVFWEANNLSLTWKDQLSGKSISTIMDTSNGGSWLQVFQPATYRCFVQQELTAQFNSQNNVDPLKFLSPGKSEEQPEAKEARREKANSVLKGLRVMMLVGTVLTLLGCLLKQFRFSRSWKRNKMLLVK, encoded by the exons ATGCTGACCACCTTGTGGCTGTTGCTTTGCTTTGCTCTCCCGGTCCAGGAGTCATCCTTTTCTATCAGCTGTCCTAATCGCAAGCATTGTCAACTGGCCCTGCTCTCAAACAATGATATCATCCTGCAGTGCAATGCCCCTGGGGCACAGTGGCAGTTCTTCTTGCCACTCAAGACCACTGGGGTCAGCAATTCCACTACCAATCTCAACATGGAAATAATGCCCAATGGCAGCCTTTTCATTACAAATCCACTACCCTACCATACAGGCTTTTATCACTGCAGCGACAAGGATGGCAAGAAAGTGGTGCAATATGAAATTGACTTCCAAGATGTCGGCAGCCTACATATTACACACAAAGATTTGGACCAAAAGCCCCTGCAGAATGAGAGCCTGAGTCTGGGGAGCAAGCAGCTCATCTTCACCCACTGGGAGCCCTGGCAGGACTGTAACCGCTGTGGGGTGCCAGGTGAACGCAAACGCCTGGGGTACTGCTACATCCAAGAGTCCCCGGAAAACCCCATGCCCTGCTGGCTCTATCTGGGAGATGTAAAGCTGTGGTCCAGCCGCTTGAGGCCTGAGATGCAGGTGGAAACCTGCCACATTCCATGTACATTCATAGAtatgaaatatatcatttttGACAACTTCCAGCTTAGAAACAAAATGGGATCTGCGTGGCTCACCTGCCCCTTAGGATCTATCTACAG GCCCGTATTCTGGGAAGCGAACAACCTCTCCCTAACCTGGAAGGACCAGCTCTCCGGCAAGAGCATCAGCACCATCATGGACACCTCCAACGGTGGCAGCTGGCTGCAGGTCTTCCAGCCGGCCACTTACAGGTGCTTCGTGCAGCAGGAGCTCACGGCTCAATTCAACTCCCAGAACAATGTGGATCCACTGAAGTTTCTAAGCCCAGGAAAGTCTGAAGAACAACCAGAGGCAAAGGAGGCCCGGAGAGAAAAAGCCAACTCTGTCCTTAAGGGGCTGAGAGTGATGATGCTCGTGGGCACGGTCTTGACTCTGCTGGGGTGTCTGCTCAAACAGTTCCGCTTTTCCCGGAGCTGGAAGAGAAATAAGATGTTGTTGGTGAAATAA